A window of Epinephelus lanceolatus isolate andai-2023 chromosome 3, ASM4190304v1, whole genome shotgun sequence genomic DNA:
gtgaatgcacagttagagatagggggaggagctcgaACATTGGGAGGGAGCTCGTAGTAAACCTGCTGCGCCTTCACTTTGAAAGGAGGTGGCTTGGAcgtctgatcaggatcctcctgcgCACCTCCCGtcagaggtgtttcaggcatgtcccTGGGGCAGACCAAGACCATGCTggatatctcgtctggcctgggaacaccttgggatctcccaggaggagctggaaagcgtctCTTGGGAGATGGatgtctggagtactttgcttGGCCctctgcccccgcgacccggcctcGAGTAAGTGGTTGAAAATTGAATGGAAACTGGCGATAGTTGCAGGACGAGCCATTATTATTCAAATTTGGCGCGAACGTTCACTTGGAGATGTTATTTACAGGTTTCAAACAGGTTTACTCTGATACCATGTGAACGCAGCATCAGTGGAACAGTTCAACAGCATCTTTGTACAAATTCTATTTAATGCAATACAACAACTACAAAGTTATAAATGGTGTATTTTAATTTAGTCTTTGTCAGAGAAGTGTGATTCAAATTAATTTTAGTGTTGTTCACCTCCAGCagacaacacaaacattttcactgacatATAGAATTAAAACACTTCGGCATACAAGTAGTGCGCCTGGCCAAGTGGTTGAATTTCCATCGGCTTGCACGTGCTCAGGTGCACTACTCCTCATTGCGTGAGACGGTTTATGCGTTAATTTTTCAAATTAGGACACTTCAGTTTCAGTGTTTGTGAAgtgctgagcatacgactggataaatgatgACTTGGATTgaactgcatgagttgtgtgagtgtttgtaaacacgttttaatgtagttttgctgttgttaaaggtgGACCCCTGTGACTTCTATTCATGGAGAAATTTCTCAGTTGTATGGATTCTTTGTTCccagtggaggcatgcaaggCAAAAGAAATTTCCTTCAAGAATTCAAGGTAACgcggggtgagtaactgataaacaaatgatCACTCTGAAGGTGACGTATTCCTTTAAAGCCTTCTAGGGCTCGATGTTCGTCCGTCCaggaaacaaaatgtatttgtcttGAAATTCAACTTTTCTGTTGAGTGTTAAAGTCACTGTTCATTCAGGCCTTGTGTTCAACAGCTAGTTTATGttacagcttttattttacAGCCATATATTTACAGATTTCTGTGACTCATCAGTCATCTCACTGTTATTcactaaaaaattaaaaaccagTTATAACCAAACTGTATCTCACACAAAGTAGAAAATCCTGTCAGCGTGGTTTCTATTGTTAACGTCTGTTAACCTTTTAATGTCCAGTAAATCAATGACACGTACTGTATCCTGTAGACATGACCAACATGTAACAGTCAGACATTTGTTCCCTTGAatagaaatataataataaatacaaattagatTTTAACTGTGTCCTCTGACACGAGAAGCTGTAGACATGTCTGTACACAGTTGTAGATGttaaattaacttaaataaaatgCCTCCAGTGCTGTTACATTTGCTCCTACATGTTGGAGCAGATAAAACGTTTggcattgtttcatttaaaattgtaataatttaatattatttgaaaaagcaactgatgaCTGTTAACAAGTAGAACACAGATGCAAGTTACCTTCATAAAAAATGGACCCAAATATACTGAACAAAAACTTAAATGCAACACTTGATTTTGatcccatttttcacaattttgagTTAAAGATCTCAGACCTTTGCATTCCCTAAACAGATATATTGCTCTGAcattttggtcacaaatttgatCAGATTAGTTTATTGGCTTATGAGCTCTTCTTCTTTTACAAGATGGTCtgtccacctgacaggtgtggcacatCAAGATGCTGAATAAAGAGCATCATAACTACACAGGTGctccttgggatggtcacaataaaaggatactgtaaaatgtttgatcatgacacaatgacacagatgtcacaagttttgagggagtgtgTTATTGGCATGCTGTCTGCAGCTCTGTTGGTGAGGTTTAGTTTCCTCGTGTTTGGTCATGACTTTATCACATGTAAGTTCTACTTGGCTCAACATGAACTGAAGACAGTACAACCTATTTCTGAATAAGAGGAGTCGAGAAGTGGGAGAGTAAGAGTACTCTGTACTACCAGCAGCCCAAAGGCATCATCAAGgtgtgtcagtgtttggttaACAGTACAGTGACTCCATGCTGGTTGTTCCTTTGTGTTGTGGTCCATCCAGTGGTCGCTCTGTGCCATAACACCAGGAAGTGGAagcttgttgctgttgttactgTAGTGCAACGAGCAACTGTCAACTCAGCACTGAGGTTGAAGTTTACTGCCTGAAGTTTAACTagatgcttttattgtgaagcagccacaggaaacacagtgtgtttgtcaggAAATACAACTTATGTATAAACCAGGATTTTCTGTTCAGTGTTTAATGTTCAAGTCACTGCTTACTCAGGCCTTGTGTTCAACAACtagtttattttacagtttttatttcacaatCATATATTTACAGATTTCTGTGACTCATAAACCATCTCACCAGtatccaaaaacacattaaacttgtCCAAAGTCACCAGTAATTATCAAACCACTTCCCAGACAAAACATTCAAGtaaaaaaatctaaaagaaaaactttttcAAAGTCAAACTGCAGCCTGACATATTTGGCGTCTTTACAAACAGTGATTTCTTCTGTCAGTGAGAGTAAATGTCTGTGGGTTTAACAGAGGTTTAAACAGATATTCTCCACATAAAGTTTGTGTCATGATGCAGAGTTGAAGAGATGAAAGTGTTAGATTAACATGCTGCCTGTGTGATGGGATACAAACTCAGCTTGGTTAATGGTAAAGGTCGCACATGGTAATCTTCCCTCCTCCCACACTCCGTTATAAAAGTGCAGCAACTTCAAGAGTGCTCCTTCACCTAGGTGCTTTAGCATAACATAGCATAGCTGATTTTCCCCTGGTGAGGTTGGTCTTGATTTGTTTATTGCTCTCTATATCTCTGCCAAAGTGAATGGTCCATCAATTACATCATCTGTTACTTCATTCCTGTTTAACACACCTGGACTCTGACTCATTGTCCTTTCCCTTCTTCTGACAGATTATCTGAACTTTGTATCTTTGCAAAAGATTTGGCTGTGATCCCTCCATCTCCAACTGACATACTGTTCTTTTCACCACTGCTTGTGTTTTCCTCTACTATTCATAGGAGAGTAACAGGAATGTCAGCTTTGGGTTTCTGTAACTCAGACAGCTGCCTTCAGAAACTAGAGTCCAGGAGGGGGTGTTGCACCAGTTAGCCAGGTAACTTCTAAAATAACATGCAACAACTTATTCAAGTATTTTTAATACATAGCAATAATCAATACTTCTGACCAATAGTGGTGAATGAGCGTGTAATACAGTAGAAAAGcaatgatgaaataaaaatgaaaaatcattTCTTTCCCCTAATGGTCCAaaaatgtttgtagtttcaAAAATTAACTACaggaaaaatggcaaaaaagtaattaaactAGCTGAGTCAATATGCAAATATCAATGTCGTCAAACTACCAGCAAGCTACtgcaaaatgtagttaaactactaGTTTAATTACATGTACTTTACTACTCCCCAACACTGGTGATTATTTTACTCTGACAGGAGAGATGATCAGAGGTGCAGAGTTTTTACCACCATCACTATTATCAGGACTTAAGTATGGGAAGAGTTTCTCAGTGATGCAGTTTTTGCAGAAGTTGTGTCCACATGGTGTGCTGACAGGATCAGTGAACACatccagacagatggagcaCAGAAACTGATCTTCAGATGGCAGATAGCTTGCAGCAGCCATATCTACACATAGggtgaaagaaaaaacattttactcaaaacacaattttaattatttgttttgaCTGACAGGAATGTTAGTCCTGGTCTTTTAGTATAACCTTTGATATTGGGCAAAGTAATTTTTAATCATACATGCTGTGTTTTGACCTGCACTGAGCTGTGAGCAACTGCAATcacttaaagcccctacaaggaactttcattttgagttgattttggcgaccctgtggacgaaagtggtagtgttttgccggaatgaagcctacatttcccatgagctctagcgcatattgtcgtaaagacgcttacctggctcgggcatgtgtttgttttggggatgaatgaaacagcaagacaggaaaactttgcccccgctcccatcggggatcccagctcacctctgccgcgccccagttCCACCTCTCTggcgtaagcgccaccgccaccggggtaaacgcagcggtcggctggtaaggcttaaggcctgtttggcgagcacttccacggtttcttggactgagtatggagcggtgcctcacctctttatttctcagcactcgctggaccctgtcaacgcctggctggtacctgtcgtcggcccggatgaggtgttccagccccgcggcccctgctctcctcgtccccgctggcgcAGGGTGattctgcgcaacctgcggcctctgtgtgtggttccCGGGCAGCTAACGCcatggacccgccggctcctgccaggattgggctggtaaatgctagatcgctagcgaacaaaacgtttatcctgaaggatttcctgacttcccgaggattggattttctctgtgtgactgacacgtggctgactgttggtgagtccagcgctttcacagaacttttacccgatgattgctgctattttaactcctcgcggacgtcgggtcgaggaggaggaatagcgactatttataagagtcactataaatgtaagcagctaggtaagatgacgtgtgccgtctgagtgccgtaaatcatttcgtcctggaagcgacctggggcggacctggagacagtttcctaaagatatggatatacactatatagaaatagcttatcttcacaccgatggtctcatttgctgttgtaggtcacgcacagacatcagcagaaacgagagacttttgcatatccaatTAAAAGTTCCTTGCAGCGGCTTTAAGTCGTGCTGACGAACTCACCAAACTGGTAAAACAGCACAGAATATGTTCACATCTTGTTGTGTAGATCAGTTTATATTTAAGCAAAGCATCACACTTCCTCCagctgcttcacattaaaagcttcCTGCTGGTTCTCTGttagaggcttttattgtgaaacaacTAGATGAAGCACAGAAAGCAGTATGTAGGAAGTGATCAGTTACAGTGacctgacacacagagactgttTAAAGCTGTCAAAGTGAGCTACTGTACAGTGGGTCTGTGGACAAACAGCCACAGTTATATTGTTATCAGTTTCATAAGTATGAAGAGAAAAGAGTGGAACTTGCTGTCTGAGTGTAGCTGAAGTTTAGTGTTAGTTCTGGTTGTTGAAAGTGTAAATATGATCAGCTGTActcaccagtgttgggcagaGACTCTGCTGTGTTGTTGACAAAGACCTGATGAAGTCAGTGTGAATTTTCTtttagagagaaacagagacttGTCTCGACTGCAGCGTGGCTCACACTCTGACTAACTTTACTTCCATTTCTGGAGTGTGAGGTTGAAGTGAACAAGTTCAGGTGCATTCCATTTCAATCCCTCGCCCACTTTCCCTCTGCGAGCGGCCTCTGTGTGAAGTAGGCTGGAACATAATACCAACGGCTGAGGGAGGGAGTGGAAGTACCAATGAAACACACTGTGTATTCCAGTACCCAAACTACCATACTATCCACCTTATCcctagcccccatgataccttgcGTGAATTGTGTGCGCGACTTCCAGCCTTGAACCAAAACTGTCGATTTCCAatggtaacagtttgtttacagaactttcttcttctttccaagAGCAATTGAGaataaaacatggaacacaccacctgttacagCTCAAACAGGATCATGTGATCATAcgtctgccatctctgacagccatctcaaagaAACCGAGCACGCTAACAGTTAGCTCGCCTTGCTCCGTTAAAATATCGCTAActtggggtgtcggtggcttagtggatagggcaggtgccccatgtacaaggctgttgccgcagcggcctgggttcgactccagcctgtggccctttgctgcatgtcatttcccctctctttctctaacTTAACTCTCATTTCTGGAGTGTGACGTTGCAGCTCTCCTCTTTCCAGTGTTGCTCCGCCTCTCACTGCAGCTCTGTTGGTCCGGTTTTGTTTCCTCCCTCTGATTTACACAGTTATTGGGAAGCACCAGGGTTTTCTCTGGATAATATGGAGCAAAGGTGGAGCTGTGCCTGACAGGTGGGAGGAGTGAGGTGTGTGAGAAGGTGCTGCTTAACTTTAATCATGTGTGTTTGAACTTTAAGGTGTCTCAGCTTTATTTTAACCAGAAGAGTTTAGTTTATTGGACACAAAGACGGAGACGTCACACATTTCTGCAACATGTCAACGATAACACAGTAACTTCTCagacttatttttattgtggttCTTCGTGTAAATACGACATATTACCatcagctcaaacaacaaatacaacatgtgtcATCACCAAGAAAGATCACTCTGAATCAGAACTTCTAAAACCAGAAACAaaagtttgcagaaacaaatgTGTTACCTATGTAATAAGATACATATAATAGGAATAATCTTAATGAAGTAGAAATCAATCGCAAGTCTGTAGAAAATAACATATAAATTACAGTTTTCACACTAAATGTTTCTTTGAATAGAAATAAATCAGTACATGAAATAAGTGATTATTTTACTCTGACAGGAGAGATGATCAGAGGTGCAGAGTTTTTACCGCCATCATTATTACAGGGACTGAAGTATGGgaagagtttctcagtgaaggAGCAGCCAGTAAAGGAGTAGATAAGAGCTGCAGCATCTACGTCATAAAAGGAGACCAGACCCTCCTTATAATCCACAAACACCCCCACCTTCTGAGGACGAGACTTCAGAGAGAGACTGACTGGAGGGCCAGCAAGAGCTTTGTACTCATTTCCATTTCTCAACCATATAGTCCAGAAACCATCCTGGGGTCTCAGTGTGATGTCTCCCTTCCTGTTGATCGACTCTCTGGCCACTCCTAAATCCCAGTTAGTCTTTCCTTTAACTTGAACCTCAAAGTAAAATCTGCCTGAAAAGAAACTCTGCTttgctaaaataataataaaacaagaaaatctCTCTGGGTTGTCTGGGAGATTCTTCTTCACATCACCATATTTCACTTGTTTCCCATCATCAGACAGGATGAGATAGGGACTTGCTGTATCAGGATCAAGAGTCACATCCACTGCAGACTGCTGGACCCTCTTCAGCTCAGCTTCAAGCAGTTTCTTCATCTGTTCACTGAGTGTCTCCTCCAGCTGAGACACAGCTCTCACCACAGTCCCCTCAAATGATGGTGGATGGACGCTGACCTCTGTCCAGTCTTTGCAGAGTCGAGGAGCTTTCAGGGACTGGACACTCTGGAGAAGATggaggtggtcttcagagtgtgagagctgcttcaccTCAGTGTTTCTCTTCTTCAGCTCAGAGATTTCCTGTTCCAGCTCTCTGATGAAGCCTTCAGCCTGTTTCTGTGTCCTTTTCTGCTTCTCTTTAATCGTGTCAATGAGCTCATTCAGGCCTCTCTCAACAGACTCCTTCAGAgcagtgaagacctgaacaccttctgctatctctctgtctgcatcttTCTCACTAAGGCTGACTGAGTGTTTGATCTCCTGAATCTTCAGTCGTCTCTTCTGGATCATCTGCTGAATTTCAGCCTCTGTCTTCCCCAGCTCAGCCTTCTTTCCTTCATATTCTTCTTTCAGAGGAACAACATCATGTGTCTTGTGGTCTGAAACAGTGCAGAGTGTACAGACACATGTCTGGTCGGTCTTACAGAACAGCTCCAGAGGTTTATCGTGCTTCGTACACATCCTGTCTTCCAGGTTCTCCACAGGGTCGATCAGCTGATGTCTTTTCAGGCCTGACATTGTCAGATGAGGCTCCAGGTGAGTCTCACAGTAGGAGACCAGACACACCAGGCAGGACTTCAGGGCCTTCAGTTTGGTTCCAGTGCAGACGTCACAGGGAACTTCTCCTGGTTTGGCAGCTTGTTgctgtgagctgctgctgctggctttctGTTGAGCTGACTGTCTGAACTGAGCGACCATCCCAGAGAACAGAGTGTTGACCCTCAAATCAGGTCTTATGGTAAAAGTCTCTTTACATAAGGGACACTGGCACCTGTCACTAATATTCCAGTGTTCAGTGATGCAGTTTTTGCAGAAGTTGTGTCCACATGGTGTGCTGACAGGATCAGTGAACACatccagacagatggagcaCAGTAACTGATCTTCAGATGGCAGATAGTTTGCAGCAGCCATATCTACACATGTagtgggaaagaaaaaaaacatacaaacactcaTTTTACAATTTTAATAATTTGTTTCATCTGACAGGAATGTTATTACTGTTCCTTGAAGTTTAATACATGATATTGGGTAATGTAGCATTTAATCATACATGCTGTGTTTTGACCTGCACTGAGCTGTGAGCAACTGCAATCACTTAAGTCGTGCTGACGAACTCACCAAACTGGTAAAACAGCACAGAATATGTTCACATCTTGTTGTGTAGATCAGTTTATATTTAAGCAAAGCATCACACTTCCTCCagctgcttcacattaaaagcctccTGCTGGTTCTCTGttagaggcttttattgtgaaacaacTAGAGGAAGCACAGAAAGCAGTATGTAGGAAGTGATCAGTTAAAGTGACCTAATACAGAGACTGTTTAAAGCTGTCAAAGTGAGCTACTGTACAGTGGGTCTGTGGACAAACAGCCACAGTTATATTGTTATCCGTTTCATAAGTATGAAGAGAAAAGAGTGGAACTTGCTGTCTGAGTGTAGCTGAAGTTTAGTGTTAGTCCTGGTTGTTGAAAGTGTAAATATGATCAGCTGTActcaccagtgttgggcagaGACTCTGCTGTGTTGTTGACAAAGACCTGATGAAGTCAGTGTGAATTTTCTtttagagagaaacagagacttGTCTCGACTGCAGCGTGGCTCACACTCTGACTAACTTAACTTTCATTTCCGGAGTGTGAGGTTGCAGCTCTCCTCTTTCCAGTGTTGCTCCGCCTCTCACTGCAGCTCTGTTGGTCAGGTTTTGTTTCCTCCCTCTGATTTACACAGTTATTGGGAAGCACCAGGGTTTTCTCTGGATAATATGGAGCAAAGGTGGAGCTGTACCTGACAGGTGGGAGGAGTAACTATTGTGAAATGGTGTTGCTGACCTTTATCATGTGTGTTGAAACTTAaaggtgttgtgttttttagtttagtttattggacacagagagagacaccaCACATATCTGATAACACGGTAAAGTCCACAGCTTATTTTTACTGTTGTCCTTGATGTAAAGACATGTCACCATCAAATCATACAACAAATACATgtatcatcaaataaaaaatcaacAAGACAATCATtgctttttaaatcatatttgaTTTCCTTTCTGCATCAGATGATGATGACTGAGATAATAAATGAACTCCTCTCTCACATGTATGAGGAGTGTTTGGTGCTCTGCGTGGCAGCAGTACAGTAACTCTGGGCTCATCATTCCTTTGTGTTGTGATCCATCTAGTGGTCGTTGTGTGTCATAACACCAGTTAGTGGTCTACATGGAGgcctgttgttgctgcagtgTAGCAGGGAGTCATGTCCAAGTGGTCAGACATGAGGAAGGCTGTCAGGTCTCCACAAATGTTGACAAGTTACATTAATACCCTGCACTCATCAGTTATTGTTGATGACTCTGTCAGAGAGATTATACACCATTTGTTGGCAGTGATGACATTTGTCTTGAAAATATAAGGTCAACTCACAACATAGAAAACTAAAGTTATTGTTGTCAGTCTTGTTACCTGCAAGAAGAACTGTGGAAGTTAAAGCAACTTGTGCTCAACATATGACAAAGCCTGACACTGCAGATTTTTATTGAATCAAACCCCATGTTTCATGATATTTATGGCTGGTATAAAAAGCTATATCATGTATTTAGAGTCAGTAATTCCCTCTCTGTATATAGTAGTGTCCATTGTCAGTGGTGATGGCCTTCACACACATGAGGGACTGACAGGAAACGATGCAGCATGTAATCCAGTGTAATTCTGTCTCATTGATATCAGCCTCACTGTTACTGTTCACTCTCCTACAGCCGGACTGGATTCAGTCACTGCTAGTGGAAACAAACATTTCCTCCTGAcactgcttcacattaaaagcatccAAGTGATGAAAAACAagggggcttttattgtgaagcagccacaggaaacacagtgtgtttgtcaggAAATATAACTTATGTATAAACCAGGCTTTTCTGTTCAGTGTTTAATGTTCAAGTCACTGCTTACTCAGGCCTTGTGTTAAACaactactttattttattcaacaaTCACATATTTACAGATTTCTGTGACTCATAAACCATCTCACCAGTgttcacaaaacacattaaacctGTCCAAAGTCACCAGTAATTATCAAACCACTTCCCAGATAAATGAATCAAGtaaaaaatcaaaaagaaaaatttGCAGTATTTTTTCCCAAATTTGTTCAAAGTCAAACTGCAGCCTGACATATTTGGCGTCTTTACAAACAGTGATTTCTTCTGTCAGTGAGAGTAAATGTCTGTGGGTTTAACAGAGGTTTAAACAGATATTCTCCACATAAAGTTTGTGTCATGATGCAGAGTTGAAGACATGAAAGTGTCAGATTAACATGCTGCCTGTGTGATGGgatacaaacaataaaacatcttaACAATGAAGTGTACATCAGCACAGTGAACAGATTCTGCAGAAAATAAGACGTGAACTATACAGGATTCACAATACATGTTTCTTTGAATAGAAATAAATCAGTACATGAAATAAGTGATTATTTTACTCTGACAGGAGAGATGATCAGAGGTGCAGAGTTTTTACCACCATCATTATTACAGGGACGGAAGTATGGgaagagtttctcagtgaaggAGCAGCCAGTAAAGGAGTAGATAAGAGCTGCAGCATCTACGTCATAAAAGGAGACCAGACCCTCCTCATAATCCACAAACACCCCCACCTTCTGAGGACGAGACTTCAGAGAGAGACGGACTGGAGGGCCGGCATTAGCGTCATATTTATTTCCATTTCTCAACCAAATAGTCCAGTAACCATCCTGAGGTCTCAGTATGATGTCTCCCTTCCTTTTGACCGACTCTCTGGCCACTCCTAAATCCCAGTTAGTCTTTCCTTTAACTTGAACCTCGAAGTAAAATCTGCCTGAAGAGAAACTCTGCTTTGCTAAAATAATAGAGTAACGAGAAAATCTCTCTGGGTTGTCTGGGAGATTTTTCTTCACATCACCACATTTCACTTGTTTCCCATCATCAGACAGGATGAGATAGGGATTTGCTGTATCAGGATCAAGAGTCACATCCACTGCATACTGCTGGACCCTCTTCAGCTCAGACACAGCAAGTAGCTTCTTCATCTGTTCACTGAGTGTCTCCTCCAGCTGAGACACAGCTCTCACCACAGTCCCCTCATATGATGGTGGACAGATGCTGACCTCTGTCCAGTCTTTGGAGAGTTGAGGAGCTTTCAGGGACTGGACACCCTGGAGAAGATggaggtggtcttcagagtgtGAGAGCTGCTCCACCTCAGTGCTTCTCTTCTTCAGCTCAGAGATTTCCTGTTCCAGCTCTTTGATGAATCCTTCAGCCTGTTTCTGTGtcgttttcttcttctctttaatGGTGCTGATGAGCTCATTCAGGCCTCTCTCAACAGACTCCTTCAGAGCAGTGAAGACCTGAGCACCTTctgctatctctctgtctgcatcttTCTCACTGAGGTCGACTGAGTGTTTGATCTCCTGAATCTTCAGTTGTCTCTTCTGGATCATCTGCTGAATTTCAGCCTCTGTCTTCCCCAGCTCAGCCTTCTTTTCTTCATATTCTTCTTTCAGAGGAACAGCATCATGTGTCTTGTGGTCTAAAACAGTGCAGAGTATACAGACACAAGTCTGGTCAGTCTTACAGAACAGCTCCAGAGGTTTATCGTGCTTCGTACACATCCTGTCTTCCAGGTTCTCCACAGGGTCGATCAGCTGATGTCTTTTCAGGCCTGACATTGTCAGATGAGGCTCCAGGTGAGTCTCACAGTAGGAGGCCAGACACACCAGGCAGGACTTCAGGGCCTTCAGTTTGGTTCCAGTGCAGACGTCACAGGGAACTTCTCCTGGTTTGGCAGCTTGTTGCTCTGCCCTCTCTCTGATCTGATCCTCAGATGGCAGAGTGTTTGCAGCAGCCATATCTACACACATTGTgtgaaaagaaaagcagagacaaaatattttcactgcagaCCTCCACATTATTTGATGCACATGCAGGAAGTGGTAAGGTATCAGTGGAAGCTTACATTACATTAGTTTATATtagttgttattttttatattagcTCACTGCTGTAAATGAACAGAACAGATCAGACCTAACCTGtctcccctctgtgtctctatTCAAGTTAAAGTGGACAG
This region includes:
- the LOC144462530 gene encoding E3 ubiquitin-protein ligase TRIM21-like, which encodes MAAANYLPSEDQLLCSICLDVFTDPVSTPCGHNFCKNCITEHWNISDRCQCPLCKETFTIRPDLRVNTLFSGMVAQFRQSAQQKASSSSSQQQAAKPGEVPCDVCTGTKLKALKSCLVCLVSYCETHLEPHLTMSGLKRHQLIDPVENLEDRMCTKHDKPLELFCKTDQTCVCTLCTVSDHKTHDVVPLKEEYEGKKAELGKTEAEIQQMIQKRRLKIQEIKHSVSLSEKDADREIAEGVQVFTALKESVERGLNELIDTIKEKQKRTQKQAEGFIRELEQEISELKKRNTEVKQLSHSEDHLHLLQSVQSLKAPRLCKDWTEVSVHPPSFEGTVVRAVSQLEETLSEQMKKLLEAELKRVQQSAVDVTLDPDTASPYLILSDDGKQVKYGDVKKNLPDNPERFSCFIIILAKQSFFSGRFYFEVQVKGKTNWDLGVARESINRKGDITLRPQDGFWTIWLRNGNEYKALAGPPVSLSLKSRPQKVGVFVDYKEGLVSFYDVDAAALIYSFTGCSFTEKLFPYFSPCNNDGGKNSAPLIISPVRVK
- the LOC144462526 gene encoding E3 ubiquitin-protein ligase TRIM21-like, with protein sequence MTTEDLLNALEDLTEDDFKNFKWHLEQPDILEGYQAIKVSKLEEAERRDTVNVMASSYTLDGALNVTKKVLEKINRNDLVQSLSDTSSGPRATSSTSAPSDAASASSASPSPSHTQTASGELSGEIRSHSPIPSTSAQPASGDTDMAAANTLPSEDQIRERAEQQAAKPGEVPCDVCTGTKLKALKSCLVCLASYCETHLEPHLTMSGLKRHQLIDPVENLEDRMCTKHDKPLELFCKTDQTCVCILCTVLDHKTHDAVPLKEEYEEKKAELGKTEAEIQQMIQKRQLKIQEIKHSVDLSEKDADREIAEGAQVFTALKESVERGLNELISTIKEKKKTTQKQAEGFIKELEQEISELKKRSTEVEQLSHSEDHLHLLQGVQSLKAPQLSKDWTEVSICPPSYEGTVVRAVSQLEETLSEQMKKLLAVSELKRVQQYAVDVTLDPDTANPYLILSDDGKQVKCGDVKKNLPDNPERFSRYSIILAKQSFSSGRFYFEVQVKGKTNWDLGVARESVKRKGDIILRPQDGYWTIWLRNGNKYDANAGPPVRLSLKSRPQKVGVFVDYEEGLVSFYDVDAAALIYSFTGCSFTEKLFPYFRPCNNDGGKNSAPLIISPVRVK